The sequence CCTCCTGCCCGCGGCCGCCCTGGCCGGCGGCGTGCACAGCGGGGATTCCGGCTCATTCAACATGGACACGGTCGGCTCGTCCAATGTGCCCTGGGCCAGTGCCACGGCCAGCTTCGTGCTGGATACCTGGAACCCCTGCTGCAGCGCGGTGGCCAGCGGGGTCGGCAACTTGTTCGACTTCGCCGCCTTTCCTGCCGAGACCTTCCTCGCCGGTGATGTGCGCGATACGGCCAGCGGCCTGCCCATTCCCGGTGCCCAGCTGGTTCTGGCTCCCGGTGGCGGAACGGTGGCCAGCGGTCCCAACGGCGTCTTCCGGCTCGATCCGGTGACGGTGGGTGAAGGGTACCAGTTGTCCGCCCAGCACCCCGGCCATCACACGGCCAACGTGTCCGGCATCGAGGTGGAGGAGCACCGCCCGGCCTTCCACCGTATCCTGCTCGAGCCTGTGCGCCCGCCCGCTGTGACCGGTCTCACCATCTCCGCGACCTCCCAGGCCTGCTTCCTGGATTGGGAACCCATGCCCGGCATTGCGACCTACCGCATCCGCGCCGCTTGGGACCCCTACGGCTACTGGAGCCCTGTGGCCACCACCGGCCAAACCCAGTACGAGACCCCCTTGCCGGCGGGGGTGGATCTGACCCGCCTCTTTCGTGTGACCGCGATCCAGTGACGGTGGTTGGCGAAGTCAGGTGCGGCGCCTGACCTTGATTCACGTTGTGGCGGCGGATGGCGCGGGTGTGGTCAGGGCCTGCCACAGGTTGTCCACCCGCCAGGGATTCATCACACGCATGCCCCTCACCAGCAGGTCTTCCTTGCAGTTGGCCAGGACGACCCCCTGGTCCAGGGCCTCCAGGCCGGTGGCCCGCAGGTGGTCCAGGCCTTTGAGGAAATCGATGGAGAAGGTGGCGGAGGACTTGATCTCCACCGGCACCAGGCGCCCCGCCTCCCTCACCAGGAGATCCACCTCGTTGCCATGGGAGTCGCGATAAAAGGAGAGGTCCGGACGAAGACCGCGATTGGCCGCTCCCTTCAGAACTTCGGCGATGACCATGTTTTCGTACAAGGGGCCGCGCAGGGGGTGCTGGAGGGCCTGTGTCCCGTCGTGGATGCCCAGCAGGGCGGCGGCCAGTCCCACGTCGGTGAAGTAAGGCTTGGGCGCCTTCACCAGCCGCTTGCGAAGATTCCCCGAAAAGGGCGGCAGGGAGAACAGCACGTGGGATGCCGTCAGAACGGAAATCCAGGCGCGCAGGGTCGTGGCGGACAGGCCCAGATCGCTGGAGAGGGCGGCAAGGTTGGCCGGCTGGCCCACCCGGCCGGCCATCAACACCAGGAAGTGCTGGAAGCTGGTCAGGTCCCGCACGTTCAACAGCAGGCGGACATCCCGCTCCAGGTAGGTCTGCAGGTAGTTGCTGTAAAAGCGGCGAGGGTCCAGCTTCTCCTCGTGAAGCCGGGGATAAAAACCGCGGACCAGGAGCGGGAAGGGGTCGTCCAGGGCGCCGTAATGACGCAGCTCGGAGACGCTGAAGGGCAGGAGGTGGAGGACCGCCGTGCGACCGGCCAGGGACTGCGATATGGCCTGTTGCAGTAGGGGCTGATGGCTGCCGGTGAGAATGAACAGGCCGCGGCCGGATTGCGCATCCACCGCTTCCTGGAGGTAGGACAACAGGTCCGGGAGGCGTTGCACCTCGTCCAGTACGGCGCCGTCGGGGAGGTGGTCCAGGAAGGATCTGGGGTCGGCCGCCACGGCGGCGCGGGTGTCCGGACTCTCCAGCGAGTAGTACGGCTTTTCAGGAAAGCAGGTACGCGCCAAGGTGGTCTTGCCGGATTGCCGGGGCCCGGTGATGGTCACGATGGGATACTCAGCGGCGGCGCGCCGCAGCTCCGGAATGATGTCGCGGGTCACCATGGCACAAAACTATGATGGCCATGTGCAAATCGCAAGTTCAAGTGGTGAATTTCACAAAACCATCGAGTCGCCGCAGGTCAGATGATTGGTCAGACCACAAAGCTATCGGCCAACCCGGAAGCATCGATAGGAGCTGGTCAGGAAGCCGGAGCCCCAGGCGGCTGATTCCAGCGGTGCTCTGCAGGTCGACAATACAACGCATCCCGTCTGTTCCTCCGGGCAGTACGAACTGGACCTGATGCTGGGCCGAGGCATCGTCATCTCCCTCATTTGGTTGGCCGGCTTCGGCTCGCTTGATGCCTTCCGCAACTGCTTGAATGCCCGCCACCACAGCTCGGCCTCGGCAGGAGAGCTGCAGGGGATGGGAAAGGCCCGGTGGTGTCTGATTGTCGGCGGCATCGGCATGTTCCTCTGGTTTCCCGTCATCATCATCGGGATCATGAACAAGCTGCGCGGATAACCAGTGTTCTGGCGTCAGGTCCAGACTGTCAGCCGGTTGAAGCTCTGATCAACAAGGGTGCCGAAGTGGACAGGCTCAGCTCCGCAAAGCTCCAGGCCAGCCTGGCGACCACTGAAGGGCGTGGCGAAAAGGCGCGATAGATGGATAAGATCAAGCAAGATTTCCATAATTGGATCGGGCAGGGTTGCGCACACAAGGGCACGATAGATTGGTAAGACCGCGATAGATTCCTCAAACGACGAAGCGCTGGAGTCCAGATGGATCCTCTGCGGAACCCCTTCGCACCGGGCGCCGGGGCGCCCCCGCCGGAACTGGCCGGCCGC is a genomic window of bacterium containing:
- a CDS encoding carboxypeptidase-like regulatory domain-containing protein, with protein sequence MYTHKARLGFLLPAAALAGGVHSGDSGSFNMDTVGSSNVPWASATASFVLDTWNPCCSAVASGVGNLFDFAAFPAETFLAGDVRDTASGLPIPGAQLVLAPGGGTVASGPNGVFRLDPVTVGEGYQLSAQHPGHHTANVSGIEVEEHRPAFHRILLEPVRPPAVTGLTISATSQACFLDWEPMPGIATYRIRAAWDPYGYWSPVATTGQTQYETPLPAGVDLTRLFRVTAIQ
- a CDS encoding ATP-binding protein — encoded protein: MVTRDIIPELRRAAAEYPIVTITGPRQSGKTTLARTCFPEKPYYSLESPDTRAAVAADPRSFLDHLPDGAVLDEVQRLPDLLSYLQEAVDAQSGRGLFILTGSHQPLLQQAISQSLAGRTAVLHLLPFSVSELRHYGALDDPFPLLVRGFYPRLHEEKLDPRRFYSNYLQTYLERDVRLLLNVRDLTSFQHFLVLMAGRVGQPANLAALSSDLGLSATTLRAWISVLTASHVLFSLPPFSGNLRKRLVKAPKPYFTDVGLAAALLGIHDGTQALQHPLRGPLYENMVIAEVLKGAANRGLRPDLSFYRDSHGNEVDLLVREAGRLVPVEIKSSATFSIDFLKGLDHLRATGLEALDQGVVLANCKEDLLVRGMRVMNPWRVDNLWQALTTPAPSAATT